The genomic DNA ATTTTTGCTCTTCTTGTTTAATTTCCTCTAATAACTTCAACATTTCAGGCGTCATTTCTACTGATTCCAACATGTCAGGTCGACGCAAAAAGGTCCGTCGTAATGATTCTTTTAGTTGCCATTCTGCAATTAATTTATGGTTACCATTCGTTAGCACGGCAGGGACTTCCATATCGTTGAAAATAGCAGGTCTGGTATATTGTGGATGCTCTAATAGGCCAGTGGAATGTGAATCCGTTTGTGCAGAAAGATTGTTACCTAAGACATCAGGTAATAAACGGACTGTCGCATCAATCATGACCATTGCGCCTAATTCGCCCCCTGTTAAAACGTAATCCCCCAATGAAACTTCATCTGTGACCATCGTGCGAATTCGCTCATCATAGCCTTCATAATGTCCACAAATAAAAACTAAATGTTCTTCTTGTGAAAATTCCTCGGCCATTTTCTGATTAAACGGTTTTCCTGCTGGATCTAATAAGATGACCCGTTTTGGT from Enterococcus faecalis includes the following:
- the trmD gene encoding tRNA (guanosine(37)-N1)-methyltransferase TrmD; amino-acid sequence: MRIDVLTLFPRMFEGPMGESIIGKAREKQLLELNVSNFRDFSDNKHQTVDDYPYGGGAGMLLKVQPIYDNLKAIEEETNQQPKRVILLDPAGKPFNQKMAEEFSQEEHLVFICGHYEGYDERIRTMVTDEVSLGDYVLTGGELGAMVMIDATVRLLPDVLGNNLSAQTDSHSTGLLEHPQYTRPAIFNDMEVPAVLTNGNHKLIAEWQLKESLRRTFLRRPDMLESVEMTPEMLKLLEEIKQEEQK